The Papaver somniferum cultivar HN1 chromosome 6, ASM357369v1, whole genome shotgun sequence genome segment GTTTGGTGCAACTTGATTTTCCACCTAAAATTTACAACAATACTGGATTCCAATTCCACTTCCGgtagtgaaaaaaaaaaacacctttcCCTTTGCGTTATTGTCACAAGCAAAACCTGTGTAGACCGTAGTTGAGTATGTGTATCATAAGCTGTGAGTATCGAGTATCGAACCTTCGACATTTGCGCTTTATAAGTTCAGTAGACTTAAGTCTGGGCTCTGGTTAGTCCCATTGCTTGGTTCACAATGCATATACCGGTATATATACAGTTAGCTATGAAGTCAGCTCGGGGACATCCGATAAAATTGGAATGATGCAGAGAAGATTAGCATGGCTCCTGCTCAAGAAGATTAGCATGGCCCCTGCGCAAGGATGAAATGGTCCaaatttttttgattcttttttctggtttttttttccttcgttaCTCACACTAGTCAACTGGCAAATTCCCAGCACTCACTTATGAACCACAAAATTTATAGAGAGGGTTTCTACACTAGTTTGCGAATTAGAAAACTTAAAACTACCCAAGACTTGTTTCCGCTAGAGGCATTTCTTTAAGATGATCCAGTAATAGACATCTATAGGTTTCTACCACTAATCCTAGATTCTTATCTTATGACGGCCAAACGGTAGATGATGTTGATGTGGTGCTTCTCACCTACAACGGTAGTAGGTAAGTGAAAATGATGTAGATGTGACGTCACCTCTAATTTCCAAGTCCTACTGCCAAAGTTAGGCATTTGTGGCCCCTATAAATTCCCTAGTCGAATCCAATATTCTTCTTTCATCGGACTATTCCTTCCATTATTTGCTAAACACCCCATCTCTCCACTCACTCTTTCTCTCTCAGGACTCAGCAAACTTTAAACTCCACAGAGTAATGGGAAGTGTAGGAAGCGAGAGAACAACTACAGGATGGGCAGCAACAGACCCATCAGGGATACTCTCTCCTTACACTTTTGCTCTTCGGGAAACAGGTCCAGAAGATGTATACATCAAGGTTACATACTGTGGAGTCTGCCACACTGATATTCACCAAGTCAAGAATGATCTTGGCATGTCCAACTACCCCATGGTCCCTGGGTACGTAACAAAAATTTAGTTACCATTATATACTTTTGCTGATTGTGGATTTTGCAAGTCTAAAACTTTTTATCAATTTTTGCAGGCATGAAACAGTTGGAGAAGTAATTGAGGTAGGCAGAGATGTAACAAAATTCAAAGCTGGTGATAGTGTTGGAGTTGGACTGATCATTGGAAGTTGCAGGGAATGCTCATCATGTACCTCAAACATTGAACAATACTGTAACAAGAAAATCTGGAATTACAATGATGTTTACACTGATGGTAAACCAACTCAAGGAGGTTTTGCTTCTACAATGGTTATTGATCAGAAGTAAGTTCACCACTTACAACATGAACCCCGAATGGAAAATCATTTTCAAattttaatgggtttgtttttggttttctgtTTTGAAGATTTGTAGTGAAGATACCAGAAGGACTAGCACCAGAACAAGCAGCACCACTCTTATGTGCAGGGTTGACAGTTTATAGTCCGTTAAGAAAATTTGATTTAACAACAAGTGGATTAAAAGCTGGGATTCTAGGACTTGGTGGTGTTGGACATATGGGTGTTAAAATTGCAAAAGCAATGGGCCATCATGTGACTGTAATAAGTTCATCTAACAAGAAACAAGAAGAAGCGATGGATCATCTTGGTGCTGATGATTACATCGTTAGCTCCGAGCCCGAACAAATGGGAAGAGCAGTTGATACTCTAGATTATATTATGGATACCATTCCTGTTGTTCATCCACTTGAACCTTACCTTCCTTTATTGAAAGTCGATGGTAGATTTATTATCATGGGTGTCATTGCTCAACCTCTACAATTTATCACTCCCATGATAATGCTCGGTACGTCGCATATCCCAGATTTTTTTATGCTCAACTTACCTTGTTCATTTGTTTGTTCTTAATTTTTGTCTTGGGGTTTTGTATAGGGAGGAAATCGATTACGGGGACGTTTATCGGGAGCGTGGAAGAATCGGCGGAAATGCTCGACTTCTGCAAAGAAAAAGGTGTAACCTCTTCTATTGAATTGGTGAAAATGGATTACATTAACAAAGCTATGGAAAGGTTGGAGAAGAATGATGTTAGATACAGGTTTGTCGTCGATGTGGCCGGCAGCAAAATCGATCTCTGAGAGCTGAAATCATTCCAAATCCTATGATAGCGCGTGGGGATTGAACTAGTGGAGGAAAAAATGGTGGGAAAAACTACATCATCTTTGTGTTTCAATATTATAATAAGAAAGATACTTTCTGTGAGATATATTTAAAAAAATCTGCTTCTTTCTTGTTttatattttcttcttccaataatTGGATTGTTGGTAGTTTTTGTTTTGTGCAATTTTTATAGTGAAAATATGCTTCAGACTTGTGTGTAAATGTATGTCCTCAGTTTCATTCTTCTCTTAAGATACAAACAGGGTTCAACTCAACTGTTGAGTGCTAAAGTTCCTTATTACCTGCAAAATTATGTTCCTTGGGTTTTGAGTAGTAAGAGTGAAGCCTTGAAAAGTTTGTCTTTGTAAAAGTGAACACAAGAAAAGTTGACAAGCTTGCTTTGAAACGCAACAAAGTGTAGCTGACCCATCTCTTGGTGTTCCATCTTCCATCATTCACATCCAAACGTCATTTTAGACTCTACATTTCTGCCAGGCACTTTGGTGGTCCTGACTGATCCTATTACGGGAAGGAAACAAATGATTTCTTCAATGTGGTTGAGAAGTGTCGTTGCTGAAGTACTTTAGTTGGTAATCCGGTACTATCCCAACTTCGTCCCTACAAATTGTGGGGAATGGGcatgtttctaaaaaaataaaaaaaatgtcagaTGTGGGATCGTTTTTCTCGAAGACCAGAACTTGAGTCTGGCGCCTTAGACCACTCGGCCAACCTGACTGTGTTGTCACAGTTCGACTTTATACAAACACAACTCCAGTCCCCCTAAACAGCCCTGCCTAGCTTCAGCCAATTGAGTAATTCAGCAAACAAGGGTTTTCATTTACATCAAAATTTAAGTGATGTGATATCGACTACGATTGCCCTGGTTGCCTGGTGCATATACTGTCTAAGTCTTCGCCATTCTCCTATATCATTGGTCATTATATCTGCTACCAAAGAGTGTTTGATTTTACTAAGGGCATTATGCAAATTACATTTAAAAGTTGAGCAATCACTAGTCATTACAAGGGAAAATCATTATTTCCCTCTGACACTGGCTATTTTATCGAAAGAGTTATAttgtaaagaaaaagaagacaggATCGGCAAAATTGACAGATTTGATGTAGAAAGTTTAAATTTTTACTCTAAATACAAACATCAATCGACCATTCATATAGCGTTCTCCATGTTACATGATGTTGGACTAAGAATCATTCTATTTCTCCATATGTTTTCCCCTCGAACTGTTGGCCTCGGTAAAATACATCTACTAGCTGAAATACATGCTCATCATGTATCTTGTTGGGTTGAAGCCACTCAGAATCACTGCAAAGGAAGTAAAGCAAATAAATACCTGCTACATGAGAAAAAGATAACAAAAAAACGAAATCAGAAGTTAGGTTTATACTTACTGAGGGGTGAAAGGATGATGACAATACCGATCGGGTACAAAAAGAATGTGGTTCTTTCTAAGAAGGGTAATACTGCAGCAAGTAATCCAAAAAAATCTAATCAGGAAATTAACATATGGAAGTAAATCAAGTAATCTAGAAATTCATTTCAAGGTTCTTTTTATAGTGCTTGAAGCTTGAATCTGAATTAAGTATGTGGCATAGGAGGGCG includes the following:
- the LOC113289163 gene encoding probable cinnamyl alcohol dehydrogenase 1: MGSVGSERTTTGWAATDPSGILSPYTFALRETGPEDVYIKVTYCGVCHTDIHQVKNDLGMSNYPMVPGHETVGEVIEVGRDVTKFKAGDSVGVGLIIGSCRECSSCTSNIEQYCNKKIWNYNDVYTDGKPTQGGFASTMVIDQKFVVKIPEGLAPEQAAPLLCAGLTVYSPLRKFDLTTSGLKAGILGLGGVGHMGVKIAKAMGHHVTVISSSNKKQEEAMDHLGADDYIVSSEPEQMGRAVDTLDYIMDTIPVVHPLEPYLPLLKVDGRFIIMGVIAQPLQFITPMIMLGRKSITGTFIGSVEESAEMLDFCKEKGVTSSIELVKMDYINKAMERLEKNDVRYRFVVDVAGSKIDL